The following are from one region of the Phormidium sp. PBR-2020 genome:
- a CDS encoding NUDIX hydrolase: MLAQQVWRYLKTVMGLIFRHPITGTTVVAELMEGEDAGKLVLIQRRDTGRWGLPGGIIDWGEDIPTAARRELYEETGLQLHQLGRLVGVYSHPDRDPRIHSISIVVAAQVTGEFNPQDTQEVLGVRAFDPSEIPYDCLCHDHEQQLRDYFAGKTAIA, from the coding sequence ATGTTGGCACAGCAGGTTTGGCGATATTTAAAAACGGTGATGGGGCTGATTTTTCGTCACCCGATTACGGGAACAACGGTGGTGGCGGAATTGATGGAGGGGGAGGATGCGGGAAAGTTGGTGTTGATTCAACGGCGGGATACGGGCCGTTGGGGACTTCCTGGGGGGATTATTGATTGGGGAGAGGATATCCCGACGGCGGCGCGGCGGGAACTCTATGAGGAGACGGGGTTACAGTTGCATCAGTTGGGGCGCTTGGTGGGGGTGTATTCTCATCCCGATCGCGATCCTCGGATTCACTCGATTTCGATTGTGGTGGCGGCGCAGGTGACGGGAGAGTTTAATCCCCAGGATACTCAGGAAGTCCTTGGGGTGCGGGCCTTTGACCCCTCGGAGATCCCCTATGACTGTCTCTGTCATGATCATGAACAACAACTACGGGATTATTTCGCCGGAAAGACGGCGATCGCCTAG
- a CDS encoding tetratricopeptide repeat protein, with protein sequence MVWGRLGRRGVSLLGAIALLGWLAGGWPPGGLLGVAQEMRSSPLDSAAERALNQGLQLVQRDDLSGAIAAFREAVRLDPEFSPGYYNLGLALRQSGEAQQAAEAFLQAVRTDSGFALAHGNLGAVLLEANNLPRARQYLERAIALDSRLGVAHYNLGLLHYQEGDLNEALSAFRLAQRYTDNAPEPSYYLALIYTERGQIRRAKSALRQAISLNPNYAEAHYQLGAILLSEGDLDGALTAFRASREANPGYANAYYGAGLVFLQQGNFQQAREVLEYARDRYQAQQQPQWVRRTEELLRRIRN encoded by the coding sequence ATGGTGTGGGGACGATTGGGACGACGAGGGGTTTCGCTTTTGGGGGCGATCGCCCTGCTGGGATGGCTGGCGGGAGGCTGGCCACCGGGAGGGTTGCTGGGGGTTGCTCAGGAGATGCGATCGTCTCCTCTTGATTCTGCCGCAGAACGGGCGTTGAATCAGGGTTTGCAGTTGGTGCAACGGGATGACCTCTCTGGGGCGATCGCCGCCTTCCGGGAGGCGGTTCGACTCGATCCAGAGTTTTCTCCAGGGTACTATAATCTCGGGCTGGCGTTGCGTCAGTCTGGAGAAGCTCAACAGGCGGCGGAGGCGTTTTTACAGGCGGTTCGGACGGATTCGGGGTTTGCTCTGGCTCATGGTAATCTTGGGGCGGTTCTGCTTGAGGCTAATAATCTGCCTCGGGCCCGTCAGTATTTGGAACGGGCGATCGCCCTCGACTCTCGTTTGGGGGTGGCTCATTATAATTTAGGACTCCTACACTATCAAGAAGGGGACTTGAATGAGGCGCTCTCGGCGTTTCGTTTGGCACAACGGTACACGGATAATGCTCCTGAACCGTCTTACTATTTGGCTCTGATTTATACTGAGCGGGGTCAAATTCGCCGGGCAAAATCGGCATTACGTCAGGCGATTTCCTTGAATCCAAATTACGCAGAAGCTCATTATCAATTGGGCGCAATTTTGCTGTCAGAAGGTGATTTAGATGGGGCGCTGACGGCATTTCGGGCATCTCGTGAGGCGAATCCTGGCTATGCCAATGCCTATTATGGGGCGGGTTTGGTGTTTCTGCAACAGGGGAACTTTCAACAAGCCCGAGAGGTCTTGGAATATGCCCGCGATCGCTATCAGGCTCAACAACAACCGCAATGGGTTCGGCGGACGGAAGAGCTGTTGCGGAGAATCAGGAATTAA
- the ribD gene encoding bifunctional diaminohydroxyphosphoribosylaminopyrimidine deaminase/5-amino-6-(5-phosphoribosylamino)uracil reductase RibD: MTSPFDRAIMQRCLTLARRAQGQTAPNPMVGAVIVQEGAIIGEGFHPGAGQPHAEVFALQQAGDRAQGATIYVSLEPCNHHGRTPPCSEALVKAQVSKVIIGTVDPNPKVGGGGIARLQEAGIEVIIGVEEADCRHLNEAFFHRITQKRPFGILKYAMTLDGKIASQGGHSAWVTGTAARQRVHQLRSHCEAVIVGGNTVRNDNPHLTCHNHGPKNPLRVVMSRRLDLPPDARLWDVSEAPTLVATETGVKPEFQDQLRDRGVEVLAYPQLTPSVVMENLYQRGMMTVLWECGGVLAARALSEGMIQKVMAFIAPKLIGGNSAPTPLADLGFNQMTDALPLQNYQWHPIGEDLLLEGYVGERQ; the protein is encoded by the coding sequence ATGACCAGCCCCTTTGATCGCGCCATAATGCAGCGTTGCCTCACCCTTGCCCGTCGGGCCCAGGGACAAACCGCCCCCAACCCCATGGTCGGGGCCGTCATCGTGCAAGAGGGGGCCATCATCGGCGAAGGCTTCCATCCTGGGGCCGGGCAACCTCACGCCGAAGTCTTCGCCCTCCAACAAGCCGGCGATCGCGCTCAGGGGGCCACCATCTACGTCAGCCTCGAACCCTGTAACCACCACGGACGAACCCCCCCCTGTTCCGAAGCCCTAGTGAAAGCTCAAGTCAGCAAAGTCATCATCGGCACCGTCGACCCCAACCCCAAAGTCGGCGGCGGCGGAATCGCCCGTCTACAAGAAGCAGGCATCGAAGTCATCATCGGCGTAGAAGAAGCCGACTGTCGTCATCTCAACGAAGCCTTCTTCCATCGCATCACCCAGAAACGTCCCTTCGGCATCCTCAAATACGCCATGACCCTCGACGGCAAAATTGCCAGCCAAGGCGGCCATAGTGCCTGGGTCACCGGAACCGCCGCCCGACAACGGGTCCATCAACTTCGCAGTCACTGTGAAGCCGTCATCGTCGGGGGCAACACCGTTCGCAACGACAATCCCCATCTCACCTGTCATAACCACGGCCCCAAAAATCCCCTACGAGTCGTCATGAGTCGTCGCCTAGACCTCCCCCCAGATGCCCGACTCTGGGATGTTAGCGAAGCCCCCACCCTCGTCGCCACCGAAACCGGCGTCAAGCCCGAATTTCAGGATCAATTACGCGATCGCGGGGTCGAAGTCCTGGCCTATCCCCAACTCACCCCCAGCGTCGTCATGGAGAATCTCTATCAACGGGGCATGATGACCGTTCTCTGGGAATGTGGAGGAGTGTTAGCGGCCCGGGCCCTATCCGAAGGCATGATTCAAAAAGTTATGGCTTTCATCGCCCCCAAACTCATCGGCGGCAATTCCGCCCCAACCCCCCTAGCTGATTTAGGTTTCAATCAGATGACCGATGCCCTCCCCCTCCAGAATTACCAATGGCATCCCATCGGCGAGGATTTGCTGTTAGAGGGCTATGTAGGGGAGAGGCAGTAG
- a CDS encoding DUF3854 domain-containing protein has translation MNHLLEWSASQVDEALTRLNVLSLEGTRPYDYLFYGNEMPRRNDGRLSSPTLQRYRHIEAGGWWCSGINLLTGEDDLWGCFKPNQPRPQGGLNLNGEGKPIKYEHPPKTATGVFALRVPLHLWQAIADRAGVPLSHSAIDEAKSDFGFWQWLLDHPQIPLCITEGAKKAGTLLSAGYAAIALPGINGGYRVERDQWGQRRGKSRLIPQLQRLCQGDRPMYLVFDRDRKPSTVKAVNTALARTGYLLNQAGCPVNIVTWNGDQGKGVDDFIANQGVGAFHQAVEMAVPLNTWKAQSLNALTVPPAQELNRRYLGEITIPENQPLVAIHSPKGTGKTQLLAQVVQQAKARDQKVLVLGHRVQLVEALCHRFELPYVSQLAQPQRPEVGMGLCIDSLHGDSQAQFDPDYWQNALVIIDEVEQVLWHGLNSDTCRSQRVAVLRSLKRLMENTLGNQGQVLVADADLSDMALEYLCTLAAVDAQPFLISNPWKPSTEESWEIHHYSDSTPKRFVKDLETYIEKGGKPFVCLSAQKLTSRWGTRSLEAYFRQKFPEHRILRIDAESVADPKHPAHHCTRHLNECLKDYDLVLASPALETGVSIDQLGLFTSVWAIAQGVQSANTVRQAMARVREAVPRYLWAAPYGFNKVGNGSTSIPGLLTSGKRLTQLNVRLLQQADFEGIDDIDVGFQAESLRCWAKMGVRLNASMANYRSTIVAALQAEGHRLCPVAAAKRRSRSRKAPKSACDTLHDRIAEVQQQNYDRECLAIVEASDLNEAEYRACKKRLVKRSGDRRALRKYELHRRYKVPVTPALVQQDDQGAYQKLRLHYYLTVGRPFLAQRDRQVAQQLIEQGQGQIFQPDFNRSQLGATVGTMHLLGIHKFLETPERELSNNDPDLQKLAELALKYRQDIKTTTGIGLAKNSTPMVILRRFLDKIGYGLTCLRCQRRQKKVLRIYRLDVPNDDRLLIFRNWLAVDQRIPNRGDQEGAISESRGASATVEDNTCVQLTLDL, from the coding sequence GTGAATCACTTACTCGAATGGTCAGCCAGCCAAGTTGATGAGGCGCTGACCCGTCTTAACGTGCTGTCTTTAGAAGGAACCCGCCCTTACGATTATCTCTTTTATGGCAACGAGATGCCACGGCGTAATGATGGTCGTCTCTCTAGCCCGACGTTGCAACGCTACCGCCATATCGAAGCTGGGGGCTGGTGGTGTTCGGGCATTAACCTCCTGACTGGGGAGGATGACCTCTGGGGTTGCTTCAAACCCAACCAGCCTCGCCCTCAAGGGGGTCTGAACCTCAATGGGGAGGGGAAACCCATTAAATACGAACATCCTCCTAAAACTGCCACTGGAGTCTTCGCCCTGCGGGTTCCTTTGCATCTGTGGCAGGCGATCGCCGATCGCGCTGGAGTCCCTCTCTCCCACAGTGCCATCGATGAGGCTAAATCTGACTTTGGCTTCTGGCAATGGTTATTGGATCATCCCCAAATTCCTCTCTGTATTACTGAGGGGGCCAAAAAAGCTGGAACCCTTCTCAGTGCAGGCTATGCTGCCATTGCCTTGCCGGGAATTAACGGTGGCTATCGTGTTGAACGTGATCAATGGGGACAGCGGCGGGGCAAATCTCGGCTGATTCCTCAACTGCAACGCCTTTGTCAGGGCGATCGCCCCATGTACCTGGTCTTTGACCGCGATCGCAAACCCAGTACCGTTAAAGCCGTCAATACGGCCCTGGCCCGCACGGGTTATCTTCTCAATCAAGCCGGTTGTCCTGTAAACATCGTCACCTGGAACGGAGATCAGGGTAAAGGGGTGGATGATTTCATCGCTAACCAGGGCGTCGGGGCCTTCCATCAAGCGGTGGAGATGGCCGTACCCCTCAACACTTGGAAAGCCCAATCCCTCAACGCCCTCACCGTTCCCCCCGCCCAAGAACTCAACCGTCGCTATCTCGGAGAAATTACGATTCCCGAGAATCAGCCCCTCGTAGCCATTCACTCCCCCAAGGGAACGGGCAAAACCCAACTGCTGGCCCAAGTGGTTCAGCAAGCCAAAGCCCGAGATCAGAAAGTCCTGGTTTTAGGCCATCGGGTGCAACTCGTTGAAGCCCTCTGTCACCGCTTTGAGTTGCCCTATGTCAGTCAACTGGCCCAGCCGCAACGTCCTGAGGTGGGCATGGGACTCTGTATCGATTCCCTTCATGGGGACTCTCAGGCCCAGTTTGACCCGGACTATTGGCAGAATGCCCTGGTGATCATCGATGAAGTTGAACAAGTCCTCTGGCATGGTTTAAATTCCGATACCTGTCGCAGTCAACGGGTGGCGGTGTTGCGATCGCTCAAACGGCTGATGGAAAATACCCTAGGCAATCAGGGGCAGGTGTTAGTCGCCGATGCCGATTTGAGTGATATGGCCCTGGAGTACCTCTGCACCCTAGCGGCTGTAGATGCCCAACCCTTTCTGATTTCCAATCCCTGGAAACCCAGTACCGAGGAATCCTGGGAGATTCATCACTACAGCGACAGCACCCCCAAACGTTTCGTCAAAGACCTCGAAACCTATATCGAGAAGGGCGGTAAACCGTTCGTCTGTCTTTCAGCCCAAAAACTCACCAGTCGTTGGGGGACGCGATCGCTCGAAGCCTATTTCCGCCAGAAATTTCCCGAACATCGCATCCTCCGCATTGATGCCGAATCGGTGGCTGATCCCAAACATCCCGCTCATCATTGCACCCGTCACCTTAACGAATGTCTGAAAGACTACGATCTCGTCCTGGCTTCCCCGGCCCTAGAAACAGGGGTGAGTATTGACCAATTGGGCCTGTTTACCTCCGTGTGGGCGATCGCCCAGGGGGTTCAATCGGCCAACACCGTCCGCCAAGCCATGGCCCGCGTGCGGGAGGCGGTTCCTCGCTACCTCTGGGCCGCCCCCTATGGCTTTAATAAGGTGGGAAATGGGTCTACGTCGATTCCGGGGTTGTTGACCTCCGGTAAACGTCTAACTCAACTCAACGTGCGTCTGTTGCAACAAGCGGATTTTGAGGGGATTGATGATATTGATGTGGGCTTCCAAGCCGAGTCTCTACGCTGTTGGGCCAAAATGGGGGTTCGCCTCAACGCATCGATGGCCAATTACCGCAGTACCATTGTCGCAGCCCTACAGGCCGAAGGTCATCGACTCTGTCCCGTAGCTGCCGCCAAACGGCGATCGCGTTCTCGCAAAGCCCCGAAATCCGCCTGTGACACCCTGCACGATCGCATCGCCGAGGTGCAACAACAAAACTATGACCGTGAATGTCTAGCCATTGTCGAGGCCTCAGACTTGAATGAAGCCGAGTATCGGGCTTGTAAGAAACGCTTAGTCAAACGGTCTGGCGATCGCCGGGCCCTGCGTAAATACGAACTCCACCGTCGTTATAAAGTCCCCGTCACGCCAGCCTTAGTGCAACAAGATGACCAAGGGGCCTATCAAAAACTGCGGCTTCACTACTACCTCACCGTGGGGCGGCCCTTCCTAGCCCAGCGCGATCGCCAAGTCGCCCAACAGTTGATTGAACAAGGACAAGGTCAAATCTTTCAACCGGACTTCAACCGTTCCCAACTCGGGGCCACGGTGGGAACGATGCACCTCTTAGGGATTCACAAATTCCTAGAAACCCCGGAACGGGAACTCTCGAATAATGATCCAGACTTACAAAAGCTGGCAGAGTTGGCGTTAAAGTATCGTCAAGACATCAAAACAACCACCGGCATCGGCTTAGCAAAAAACTCCACCCCAATGGTGATTCTACGGCGGTTTCTGGACAAAATCGGCTACGGCTTAACCTGTTTACGCTGTCAACGTCGCCAGAAGAAGGTGTTACGGATTTATCGTCTGGATGTCCCCAATGATGACCGTCTCCTCATTTTCCGCAACTGGTTGGCTGTAGACCAACGGATTCCCAATCGGGGAGATCAGGAGGGAGCTATATCTGAATCCCGAGGTGCTTCAGCTACGGTGGAGGATAATACTTGCGTTCAACTGACGTTGGATTTGTAG
- a CDS encoding NAD(P)H-quinone oxidoreductase subunit H, with protein sequence MPNLETRTEPMVLNMGPHHPSMHGVLRLIVTLDGEDVIDCEPVIGYLHRGMEKIAESRTNVMFVPYVSRWDYAAGMFNEAITVNAPEQLAGVEVPKRASYIRMIMLELNRIANHLLWLGPFLADVGAQTPFFYIFRERELIYDLWEAATGQRLINNNYFRIGGVAADLPYGWVDKCEDFCDYFDPKVDEYEKLITNNPIFRRRIQGLGVISREEAINWGLSGPMLRASGVKWDLRKVDSYECYDELDWDIHWEPEGDCYARYLVRIREMRESVKIIRQALKQLPGGPFENLEARRMAEGPKSEWNDFDYQFMGKRIPPTFKIPEGEHYVRLESGKGELGVFIKGNNNVFPWRFKIRAADFNNLQILPHILRGAKVADIVAILGSIDVIMGSVDR encoded by the coding sequence ATGCCTAACCTCGAAACTCGAACCGAACCGATGGTGCTCAATATGGGGCCGCACCATCCCTCAATGCACGGCGTTCTGCGTCTAATTGTCACCCTCGACGGGGAAGATGTCATCGACTGCGAACCCGTCATCGGCTATCTTCACCGAGGTATGGAGAAAATTGCCGAAAGTCGGACTAACGTCATGTTCGTCCCCTACGTGAGTCGCTGGGACTACGCCGCAGGGATGTTCAACGAAGCCATCACCGTCAACGCCCCGGAACAACTGGCGGGGGTCGAGGTTCCCAAGCGGGCCAGCTACATCCGCATGATTATGCTGGAACTCAACCGCATCGCCAACCACCTCCTCTGGCTTGGCCCCTTCCTGGCGGATGTCGGCGCACAAACCCCCTTCTTCTACATCTTCCGGGAACGGGAACTGATTTATGACCTCTGGGAAGCCGCCACTGGCCAGCGGCTGATTAATAACAACTACTTCCGCATCGGTGGCGTCGCCGCTGATCTCCCCTATGGTTGGGTGGACAAATGCGAAGACTTCTGCGACTACTTCGATCCCAAAGTCGATGAGTACGAGAAACTCATCACCAATAACCCCATCTTCCGCCGTCGGATTCAAGGACTTGGTGTGATTAGCCGCGAAGAAGCCATCAACTGGGGTCTCTCAGGGCCGATGCTACGGGCCTCAGGGGTCAAATGGGACTTACGTAAAGTCGATTCCTATGAATGTTACGACGAACTCGATTGGGACATTCACTGGGAACCAGAAGGGGATTGTTACGCCCGCTATCTGGTGCGGATTCGTGAAATGCGCGAGTCGGTCAAAATCATTCGTCAAGCCCTCAAACAACTTCCTGGAGGTCCCTTTGAGAACCTGGAAGCCCGGCGCATGGCGGAAGGTCCGAAGTCAGAATGGAATGACTTTGACTATCAGTTTATGGGTAAACGGATTCCCCCCACCTTCAAAATTCCCGAAGGGGAACATTATGTGCGCCTCGAATCCGGGAAAGGGGAACTCGGCGTGTTCATCAAGGGAAATAACAATGTCTTCCCCTGGCGGTTCAAAATCCGCGCCGCTGACTTCAATAATCTGCAAATTCTGCCCCATATCCTGCGCGGGGCGAAAGTGGCGGATATTGTGGCCATTCTCGGTAGCATCGACGTGATTATGGGATCGGTCGATCGCTAA
- the rsmH gene encoding 16S rRNA (cytosine(1402)-N(4))-methyltransferase RsmH, producing the protein MTEIAQNSTDLNSTPFQHISVLAREVLEYLQVRPGGRYLDATLGAGGHSRLILEAAPETRVLGIDRDEMALETAGQNLAEYGDRVSFWRGNFAEFPYDDHEFDGIIADLGVSSGQLDVPERGFSFRQEAPLDMRMDCRQSLTAGELINHADERELADIFYHYGEERLSRRIARAIVQQRPFSTTTELAGAIAAVVPRRYRYGRIHPATRTFQGLRIAVNQELESLETWLDRAPQGLVLGGRIGAISFHSLEDRLVKHRWRDQEGLKVLTKKPICSQDDEREANPRSRSAKLRFAQRQE; encoded by the coding sequence TTGACTGAGATTGCACAAAATTCTACGGATTTGAATTCAACCCCGTTTCAGCATATTTCGGTGTTGGCCCGTGAGGTGCTGGAGTATCTTCAGGTTCGTCCGGGGGGCCGCTATCTGGATGCAACTCTGGGGGCTGGGGGCCATAGCCGCTTGATTTTAGAGGCGGCCCCGGAGACTCGGGTGTTGGGAATTGATCGCGATGAGATGGCCCTGGAGACGGCGGGGCAGAATTTGGCGGAGTATGGCGATCGCGTCTCGTTTTGGCGGGGCAATTTTGCCGAGTTTCCCTATGATGACCATGAGTTTGATGGCATTATTGCCGATTTGGGGGTGAGTTCGGGCCAGTTGGATGTCCCGGAACGGGGGTTTAGTTTCCGTCAGGAGGCCCCCCTGGATATGCGTATGGATTGCCGACAATCTCTGACGGCGGGGGAGTTGATTAATCACGCCGATGAGCGGGAGTTAGCGGATATTTTTTATCATTATGGTGAGGAGCGCCTCTCGCGCCGGATTGCTCGGGCGATCGTGCAACAGCGACCCTTCTCGACCACCACTGAGTTGGCGGGGGCGATCGCCGCTGTGGTCCCTCGTCGCTACCGCTATGGCCGGATTCACCCGGCAACACGGACATTTCAAGGGTTACGGATTGCGGTCAATCAGGAGTTGGAGAGTTTGGAAACTTGGCTCGATCGCGCTCCTCAAGGCTTAGTCCTGGGGGGACGTATCGGCGCGATTAGTTTTCATAGTCTCGAAGATCGGCTGGTAAAACACCGCTGGCGAGACCAAGAGGGCCTTAAGGTCTTGACAAAAAAGCCCATTTGCTCCCAGGACGATGAACGAGAGGCTAACCCGCGATCGCGATCAGCCAAACTCCGCTTTGCCCAACGTCAGGAATGA